The Littorina saxatilis isolate snail1 linkage group LG13, US_GU_Lsax_2.0, whole genome shotgun sequence genome contains a region encoding:
- the LOC138946080 gene encoding sn-1 acyl-lipid omega-3 desaturase (ferredoxin)-like has translation MVEGGDQNAAKELEGAASTYDAVGLAANPSGTSDADENDALLDKLSIPRNLPSLVNIKRALPQHVFDPHVSTSMYYAFKDFVLVAATFLLAEWTWSSGLLPTSALLLLLPLYWLLQGTFFTAVFVVGHDAGHSSFSHYDWLNDIVGNVFHTFLLCPYYCWKVSHRHHHKNTGNMDKDEVYYPVRKRDDSGIKTIPGFGLGIGWFAYLMVGYGPRPVNHFNPMHPVLKRHAVACILSLALVAAWAGVLWQYALTYGFLKLFVHFIAPDLVFASYMVIITFLHHTEEEIPWYDDSLWNYVRGQLSSVDRNYGWCHGIIHNIGTHQIHHLFSKVPHYHLEEATAVFRNKFPLLVQTRGDRILPAFCRMFSKYASQKVIDDSTKVHLYK, from the coding sequence ATGGTGGAAGGAGGAGACCAGAATGCTGCCAAGGAGCTAGAGGGAGCTGCTAGCACGTATGATGCTGTTGGACTTGCTGCCAACCCTTCTGGTACATCTGATGCTGATGAAAATGATGCCCTTCTCGACAAATTGTCCATCCCCCGTAACCTCCCCTCGCTTGTGAACATCAAGCGAGCACTGCCCCAGCATGTGTTTGATCCTCATGTGAGTACGTCCATGTACTACGCCTTCAAGGATTTCGTTCTTGTGGCGGCCACCTTCTTGCTGGCTGAGTGGACGTGGTCGTCAGGTCTCCTGCCGACTTCGGCGCTGCTGTTACTGCTACCATTGTACTGGTTGCTGCAGGGCACGTTCTTCACAGCGGTGTTTGTGGTTGGGCACGACGCCGGGCATTCCTCCTTCTCCCACTATGACTGGCTGAATGACATTGTGGGTAATGTGTTCCACACTTTTCTTCTCTGCCCCTACTACTGCTGGAAGGTGtcccaccgccaccaccacaagAACACGGGCAACATGGACAAGGACGAAGTGTACTACCCCGTCAGGAAAAGGGATGACTCAGGCATCAAAACCATACCTGGATTTGGTTTGGGTATCGGCTGGTTTGCTTATCTGATGGTTGGCTATGGGCCACGGCCTGTGAATCATTTCAACCCCATGCACCCCGTGCTGAAACGCCATGCTGTAGCATGCATACTTTCCTTGGCCCTCGTGGCTGCTTGGGCGGGTGTCCTTTGGCAGTATGCACTAACCTATGGATTCCTCAAACTCTTTGTCCACTTCATCGCCCCGGACTTAGTCTTCGCGTCCTACATGGTGATCATAACCTTTTTGCATCACACGGAGGAGGAGATTCCTTGGTATGATGACTCCCTTTGGAACTATGTTCGCGGCCAGCTCAGCTCTGTCGACCGCAACTACGGCTGGTGCCACGGCATCATCCACAACATCGGCACACACCAGATCCACCACCTCTTCTCCAAGGTTCCCCACTACCACCTGGAGGAAGCCACCGCTGTGTTCCGCAACAAGTTTCCCCTGCTGGTGCAGACCAGAGGGGACCGCATCCTCCCAGCCTTCTGTCGCATGTTCAGCAAGTATGCATCTCAGAAGGTTATAGATGATTCCACCAAGGTTCATTTGTATAAGTAG